A window of the Zeugodacus cucurbitae isolate PBARC_wt_2022May chromosome 4, idZeuCucr1.2, whole genome shotgun sequence genome harbors these coding sequences:
- the LOC105214843 gene encoding uncharacterized protein LOC105214843: MMTLQTEDIRVWAKVDFYNTECTVTDRSYVYFDTCRIKAVNRTYKYFSMCAKFPRRQAVHNISMAFALLRKANGYKPFLYNFTVDACKYMKKRNNPVINYFHSWFEKYSTINRTCPYGPVRSSHVGFPPHLRLANPHLSFISSKMKSSTNFLLVTSTIWQQKFFRCHSVNMCFTQAGISTIPKWQL, from the exons ATCCGTGTGTGGGCAAAGGTGGACTTCTATAATACGGAATGTACTGTCACCGATAGGAGCTATGTCTACTTCGATACATGCAGAATTAAAGCGGTTAATCGCACGTACAAATACTTCTCGATGTGCGCCAAGTTTCCCAGACGTCAAGCAGTTCACAACATTTCG ATGGCCTTTGCTTTACTACGAAAAGCCAACGGCTATAAGCCCTTCTTGTACAATTTCACTGTGGACGCCTgcaaatatatgaagaaacgCAATAATCccgttattaattattttcacagTTGGTTTGAGAAATATTCCACGATTAACAGAACTTGTCCTTATGGACCGGTAAGGTCGTCTCATGTTGGTTTCCCACCACACCTGCGACTAGCTAATCCGCACTTATCATTTATTTCCAGCAAGATGAAGTCGTCGACAAACTTCCTGTTAGTCACATCAACCATTTGGCAACAGAAATTCTTCCGGTGCCACTCGGTGAATATGTGTTTCACACAAGCTGGTATTTCTACAATACCAAAGTGGCAATTGTGA